The following are from one region of the Fusarium verticillioides 7600 chromosome 1, whole genome shotgun sequence genome:
- a CDS encoding GTP-binding protein ypt5, which produces MASRQPPAGARGTNTRFAQFKLVLLGESAVGKSSIVLRFVKDQFDSYRESTIGAAFLTQTISLDENTTVKFEIWDTAGQERYKSLAPMYYRNANCAVVVYDITQSASLDKAKAWVKELQRQANENIVIALAGNKLDLVTEQPDKRAIPTADAEAYAREAGLLFFETSAKTAENVQTLFTAIAKKLPLDQAGPRHARPGQRPGVSLAPENSNTNVSGPCSC; this is translated from the exons ATGGCCTCTCGACAACCTCCAGCTGGCGCCCGCGGCACTAACACCCGGTTCGCTCAGTTCAagctggttcttcttg GCGAGTCCGCTGTAGGAAAG AGTTCAATAGTCTTGCGATTTGTCAAG GACCAATTCGATTCCTATCGCGAGTCCACCATCGGTGCTGCCTTCTTGACCCAGACCATCTCTCTCGATGAGAACACTACTGTCAAGTTCGAGATCTGGGATACCGCCGGCCAGGAACGCTACAAGTCTCTCGCTCCCATGTACTACCGAAATGCAAACTGCGCCGTTGTCGTTTACGATATTACTCAATCT GCATCACTAGACAAGGCAAAGGCTTGGGTTAAGGAGCTACAACGCCAGGCGAATGAGAACATTGTCATTGCCCTCGCAGGAAACAAGCTGGATTTGGTTACTGAGCAACCCGACAAACGAGCCATTCCTACTGCCGATGCTGAGGCTTATGCCCGTGAAGCtggcctcctcttcttcgagacTTCTGCCAAGACTGCCGAGAACGTCCAAACTCTTTTCACAGCCATAGCTAAGAAGCTGCCTTTGGACCAAGCTGGTCCACGACATGCTCGACCGGGACAACGACCGGGTGTCAGCCTGGCTCCCGAGAACTCCAACACTAACGTCAGCGGCCCTTGCAGCTGCTAG
- a CDS encoding folylpolyglutamate synthase, whose amino-acid sequence MRHVLWRAFRQPISFSAVQRVAIFTMASKGRSYNDAIDALNSLQTPFDIIEARRKAGIRPDAVSIKEMRTYLHRIGYTPSDLNRLNIVHVAGTKGKGSTCAFVDSILSQYQHTRGIPRKTGFFTSPHLIAVRERIRINSTPISEDLFAKYFFEVWDRLESAPKDDAKQLMAPRPIYARYLTLMSWHVFLQEGIDVAIYETGIGGEFDATNVVEKPIASGISTLGIDHVFALGDTVAKIAWHKAGIMKSGSAAFTIEQVPDAEEVLRKRASEKNADLKVLPVDPRLSSVQIRPDAIFQKRNATLAIALAETALEKVGISLPARTDTLPKEFVDGLEKVVWRGRCEVKKEDKVTWHVDGAHTSDSLKMSSKWFKDETSGRNGMRVMIFNQQGRSEAVDFLESVFKATRREGQPAFDHVIFCTNVTYAASGYKRDFINRQFDPAEIDKMTVQQRFADKWMSLDPTATVKVMPTIEQSINYVRHLGEDFTEGETVEAFITGSLHLVGGALGILEKADAL is encoded by the exons ATGCGTCATGTCTTATGGCGGGCTTTTAGGCAACCTATCAGTTTCTCAGCCGTACAACGAGTCGCGATATTCACCATGGCCTCAAAAGGACGGTCCTATAAT GATGCCATTGATGCGCTCAACTCACTTCAAACACCTTTTGATATCATTGAGGCTCGTCGGAAGGCGGGGATAAGGCCTGATGCTGTGTCTATCAAGGAAATGCGGACATATCTTCATCGCATTGGATATACC CCATCTGATCTCAATCGCCTAAACATTGTACATGTAGCCGGCACAAAAGGAAAAGGTAGTACCTGTGCCTTTGTCGACTCTATCCTCTCTCAGTATCAGCACACAAGGGGCATACCCCGGAAGACAGGCTTTTTCACATCGCCTCATCTCATCGCTGTTCGTGAGCGCATACGCATCAACTCAACGCCTATTTCAGAAGACCTATTCGCAAAGTACTTCTTCGAAGTGTGGGACCGTCTTGAATCGGCACCGAAAGATGACGCAAAGCAACTCATGGCTCCTCGACCTATTTATGCGCGATATCTGACTCTAATGAGTTGGCAcgtctttcttcaagaaggcatAGATGTTGCTATATATGAGACTGGTATTGGTGGTGAGTTTGATGCTACAAATGTCGTGGAGAAACCTATAGCATCTGGTATTAGTACACTGGGCATTGATCATGTCTTTGCTCTCGGTGATACAGTGGCCAAGATTGCATGGCACAAGGCGGGTATCATGAAGTCTGGAAGCGCGGCTTTTACAATCGAACAGGTGCCAGATGCAGAAGAAGTTCTGAGGAAAAGGGCCTCGGAAAAGAACGCGGATTTGAAAGTCCTACCAGTCGACCCCCGACTTAGCAGTGTTCAGATTCGACCAGATGCAATATTTCAGAAGCGCAATGCTACATTGGCTATCGCACTCGCCGAAACAGCACTGGAAAAAGTTGGCATTTCTCTACCAGCTCGGACGGATACTTTGCCCAAGGAGTTTGTAGACGGGCTTGAAAAGGTTGTATGGAGAGGTCGGTgtgaggtcaagaaggaagacaaggtGACATGGCACGTCGATGGCGCCCATACTTCTGATAGTCTCAAGATGTCGTCCAAGTGGTTCAAGGACGAAACTTCTGGGCG CAATGGAATGCGTGTCATGATTTTCAACCAACAAGGCCGCTCCGAAGCTGTCGACTTTCTCGAGTCCGTCTTCAAGGCGACCAGACGAGAAGGACAGCCAGCATTTgaccatgtcatcttctgcaCAAACGTCACCTATGCCGCATCCGGCTACAAGCGTGACTTTATCAACCGTCAATTCGACCCTGCTGAGATCGATAAGATGACTGTTCAGCAACGGTTTGCGGATAAGTGGATGTCCCTTGATCCCACAGCCACGGTAAAAGTCATGCCCACAATCGAGCAATCCATTAACTACGTCCGACACCTTGGAGAGGATTTCACAGAGGGGGAGACGGTGGAGGCATTTATCACGGGAAGCCTGCATCTCGTTGGTGGTGCCTTGGGCATACTGGAAAAGGCGGATGCTCTATGA